One Planctomycetaceae bacterium genomic region harbors:
- a CDS encoding metallophosphoesterase, whose translation MITIHLLVVGTAALACGYAVSRYNTRTLRAGCIALLGALDLVAAMVLADGHRFATATLAGSGLVAAGLVYFAAVAVLSWRRRRGVAVAHALLAAVVGWAGAEAFLIEPQWLDITHYQVRSSKITKPLRIALLADIQTDNIGPYEQDVLRRVAEEKPDLILFAGDYIHEEFGGRTVQVQALNDVLRRANLKAPLGCFAVRGNIDDEDWIKSFEGLEIVTAERTRSIDLGEVRLTLLSEEDSRAASIPPCQAFRIVLGHRPDYALGDVNADLLLAGHTHGGQVRLPFWGPIITFSTVPRSWAAGLSDIGRGRTLVVSRGIGLERGRAPRVRFLCRPQVPIIDLIPQKK comes from the coding sequence ATGATTACCATCCATCTGCTCGTCGTAGGCACGGCGGCGCTGGCGTGCGGATACGCCGTGTCACGCTATAACACCCGCACGCTGCGGGCGGGGTGCATCGCCCTGCTGGGGGCGCTGGATCTGGTTGCGGCGATGGTCTTGGCCGATGGGCACAGATTCGCCACAGCGACGCTGGCGGGGTCGGGGCTGGTTGCGGCGGGCCTGGTGTACTTTGCTGCCGTGGCGGTGCTGTCGTGGCGAAGGCGCCGCGGTGTGGCGGTCGCTCACGCTCTGCTGGCGGCGGTGGTGGGCTGGGCGGGCGCGGAGGCGTTCCTGATCGAGCCGCAGTGGCTCGATATCACGCATTACCAGGTCCGCTCGTCCAAGATCACCAAGCCGCTGCGCATCGCGCTGCTGGCCGACATCCAGACCGACAACATCGGCCCCTACGAGCAGGACGTGCTGCGGCGCGTTGCGGAGGAGAAGCCCGACCTGATCCTCTTCGCCGGCGATTATATTCATGAAGAGTTCGGTGGGCGCACCGTGCAGGTCCAAGCCCTCAACGACGTCCTGCGCCGTGCGAACCTGAAGGCTCCCCTGGGCTGCTTTGCGGTGCGCGGCAACATAGACGACGAGGACTGGATCAAATCGTTCGAAGGCTTGGAGATCGTGACGGCCGAGCGCACAAGGTCGATAGATCTGGGCGAGGTGCGGCTGACGCTGCTGTCGGAGGAAGATTCGCGCGCGGCCTCCATTCCGCCTTGTCAGGCGTTCCGCATCGTTCTGGGACACCGGCCCGACTATGCCCTGGGCGACGTTAACGCCGACCTGCTGCTGGCCGGGCACACGCATGGCGGACAGGTGCGCCTGCCATTCTGGGGGCCGATTATCACGTTCAGTACCGTCCCCAGAAGCTGGGCGGCGGGTCTGAGCGATATCGGCCGCGGGCGAACGCTGGTGGTCTCGCGGGGCATCGGTCTGGAGCGCGGTCGAGCGCCGCGGGTGCGATTCTTGTGCAGACCGCAGGTGCCGATCATCGATCTGATTCCGCAAAAGAAGTGA
- the rpiB gene encoding ribose 5-phosphate isomerase B, whose product MKISLGCDHAAFEYKQAIKAFLSDQGIEVEDFGTFSAEPCDYPQFVRPAALAVAQGRCDRAIVLGGSGNGEAMVANRLAGVRCALCWSVQTAELARRHNDSNVLSLGARTISLDLALQIVRVWLETPFDGGRHARRIAMMDGGS is encoded by the coding sequence ATGAAGATCTCGTTGGGATGCGACCACGCCGCGTTCGAGTACAAGCAAGCGATCAAGGCCTTCTTGAGCGATCAAGGCATCGAGGTCGAAGACTTCGGCACGTTCTCGGCCGAGCCCTGTGACTATCCGCAGTTCGTTCGCCCCGCCGCCCTGGCCGTGGCGCAGGGGCGCTGTGACCGGGCGATCGTACTGGGCGGCAGCGGCAACGGCGAGGCGATGGTCGCCAACCGTCTGGCCGGCGTGCGATGCGCCCTGTGCTGGAGCGTGCAAACCGCCGAGTTGGCCCGGCGTCACAACGATTCCAACGTGCTCTCGCTGGGCGCCCGCACGATCAGCCTCGACCTGGCCCTGCAGATCGTGCGAGTCTGGCTGGAAACGCCCTTCGACGGCGGCCGCCATGCCCGCCGCATCGCGATGATGGACGGCGGTTCATGA
- the lgt gene encoding prolipoprotein diacylglyceryl transferase encodes MLAFVWDLDPVLIDFGPVQIRWYGLVFVVTLAIAFWFWRRQMLRGGHSAALTDQFMVWGVVATFVGARLGHCLFYEPEVYLRDPLRILFFWKGGLASHGAMIGLCLALILFARKHHLRVLELTDRFAMSAAVGAAGIRLGNFLNSEIVGRVTNVPWAVQFTHYQGPGGMMENPPLPRHPSQLYEFAMGLTVLLALVLADRWAGREKRPLGLLTGLFLALYSAGRFGVEYFKEFQVDSSWESVITMGQMLSLIPLLAGAALLVWAWRKRLPTEPVKVAVAPPQTKRPRRRR; translated from the coding sequence GTGCTTGCGTTTGTTTGGGACCTCGACCCGGTGCTGATCGACTTTGGACCTGTCCAGATCCGCTGGTACGGGCTGGTGTTCGTCGTGACGCTGGCGATCGCGTTCTGGTTCTGGCGCCGCCAGATGCTGCGCGGCGGGCACAGTGCGGCCTTGACCGATCAGTTCATGGTCTGGGGCGTGGTGGCCACGTTTGTCGGAGCGCGGCTGGGACACTGTTTGTTCTATGAACCCGAGGTCTATCTGCGCGATCCGTTGCGGATCCTGTTCTTCTGGAAAGGCGGACTGGCCAGCCACGGAGCGATGATCGGTCTGTGCCTGGCGTTGATCCTGTTCGCCCGCAAGCATCACCTGCGGGTGCTGGAGTTGACGGACCGCTTCGCGATGTCGGCGGCGGTCGGGGCGGCGGGCATCCGCCTGGGCAACTTTCTCAACTCCGAGATCGTCGGGCGCGTCACGAACGTGCCTTGGGCAGTGCAATTCACGCACTACCAGGGCCCCGGCGGAATGATGGAAAATCCGCCCCTGCCGCGGCACCCGTCGCAGCTCTACGAGTTCGCCATGGGCCTGACGGTGCTGTTGGCGCTGGTTCTGGCCGACCGCTGGGCCGGCCGTGAGAAACGCCCGCTGGGATTGCTGACAGGCCTGTTCCTGGCGCTGTACTCAGCCGGTCGCTTCGGCGTTGAATACTTCAAGGAGTTCCAGGTTGACAGCAGTTGGGAGTCCGTCATCACCATGGGCCAGATGCTCTCGCTGATCCCCCTGCTGGCCGGAGCGGCGCTGCTGGTCTGGGCATGGCGGAAGAGACTGCCCACAGAGCCAGTCAAGGTCGCCGTCGCCCCACCGCAAACCAAACGCCCCCGACGCCGCCGATAG
- the rpmH gene encoding 50S ribosomal protein L34 yields the protein MHYNHRMSARKRARKSGFRARMRTANGRKLISRKRRVGRKVQVV from the coding sequence ATGCATTACAACCATAGAATGTCCGCACGCAAGCGTGCCCGCAAGAGTGGTTTCCGTGCCCGCATGCGAACCGCCAACGGGCGCAAACTCATCAGCAGAAAACGCCGCGTCGGCAGAAAAGTCCAGGTCGTCTAA
- the tatA gene encoding twin-arginine translocase TatA/TatE family subunit, whose translation MLAVFGLGAPEVVLVLLAALLLFGGKKLPELARGLGRGLRLFKDEMAGVKNSLDETTPPAAKDAEHKSEPPAK comes from the coding sequence ATGCTTGCTGTATTCGGCCTGGGCGCCCCCGAGGTCGTTCTGGTTCTGCTGGCGGCGCTGCTGCTGTTCGGCGGCAAGAAGCTCCCGGAACTGGCCCGAGGTCTCGGTCGCGGTCTGCGACTGTTCAAAGACGAGATGGCCGGCGTCAAGAATTCTCTGGACGAAACCACCCCCCCCGCCGCCAAAGACGCCGAGCACAAATCCGAACCGCCGGCCAAGTAA